The nucleotide window GGCGGTGCGGTCGGAATTGTCGAGGCTGAGCACCACCTCGGCCGAATTGCGCGCCGGCCGCCCCGTGGTACCGGAGAAGATCACATCCTCCATGTCGTTGGCGCGCATGGCCTTGTAGGAGCTTTCGCCCATCACCCAGCGCAGTGCCTCGACAAGGTTGGACTTGCCGCACCCGTTCGGCCCCACGACGCCGGTGAGGCCGGGCTCGATCAGGAGATCGGTCGGCTCGACGAAGGTCTTGAAGCCCACGAGCCGCAGGCGGTCGAACTTCATGCGGTCGCGCGCGTCCGGAGGGGCGAAGGGGGGGAAAGGGTCATCAGCGCGGGGTGTGCCAGCCTTTGGAGGGTTTGGTCAAATCAGCGTGCCCCCCCTTGGGGAACCGCGCAAGCCTCGGCAGCGCAACGATCCACAGAGGGGCGCGGGCGGGTCGGCTTGTGCGCGAGGCGGCGCACGATGCACGGTTGTACCGGTGGCCCGCCTTAACTTGCCGGCCCGAAAGCGCTAGAACTCGGGTCTAACGCCGATTGCAAGCGCGCGGCGAACGCCCATCTATGGGCTGTCCGCCCCGGCCGCGCCGGGCGGGCTGACGATTTCGGGGATTGCGACACATGCTGTTGAACCAGGCGGGCGCCAAGGGCGCGGCGGGAACGGGCGCGGGAGCAGGCGCGAGCACGGGCGCCGGCAACGGGGCGGCCGGCGGCGACATCATCGACACCACCACCCAGACCTTCATGGCCGAGGTGATGGAGGAATCCAAGCGCCGCCCGGTGCTGGTGGACTTCTGGGCGCCGTGGTGCGGTCCGTGCAAGACCCTGACCCCGGTGATCGAGAAGGTGGTGAAGGCCGCCAAGGGCAAGGTGCGTCTCGCCAAGCTCAACATCGACGATCACCCGGTCATCCCCGGCAAGCTCGGCATCCAGTCGGTGCCCACGGTCTATGCCTTCGTGAACGGCCAGCCGGTGGACGGCTTCCAGGGCGCGCTGCCCGAAGGCCAGGTGAAGGCCTTCATCGATCGCCTCATCGGCCCCTCCGACGATGGCCTTGAGGAAGCGCTGGCCGCCGCCGACGCGGCGCTGGCCCAGGGCGACCTGACCGCCGCCGCCGAGATCTTCGTCGGCGTGCTGGGCGAGGAGCCGGACAATCTCAAGGCCCTCACCGGCCTGGTGCGGACCCAGGTGGCCGCCGGCGCGCTGGAGCAGGCCAAGGCGACGCTTGCCATGGTGCCGGCCGACAAGCAGAACGACGCGCTGGTGAATGCCGCCCGCGCCGCGCTGGACGTGGCCGAGCAGGCCGCCGCCCTCGGCGATCTCGCGACGTTGGAAGCCCGGCTGGACCTCGACCCCGCAGATCACCAGGCCCGCTTCGACCTCGCCCTGGCGCTCAACGGCAAGGGCCGGCGCGAGCAGGCGCTGATCCATCTCCTCGATATCGTGAAGCGCGACCGCGCGTGGAATGAGGATGCGGCCCGCAAGCAGCTGGTGCAGCTGTTCGAGGCGTGGGGCCCCACCGATCCGCTCACCCTTTCAGGCCGTAAGAAATTGTCGGCGATCATGTTCGCCTGAAGGGCGTTGTTTTTAAGGATTTTTCGTCTTGGCTGCCAATCGCACCTATCTGTCGCCGACGGAAATTCCGCCGGTGATCCCGGTTTTTCCGCTCACCGGCGCGCTGCTGCTGCCGCGGGCCGACCTGCCGCTCAACATCTTCGAGCCGCGCTATCTCGCCATGGTGGACGATGCGCTCGGCGGCGCGCGTCTCATCGGCATGGTGCAGCCCGACGAGCAGGCGCCGGTCTCGGCGCGCGGGCCGGGCGTGTATAAGGTGGGCTGCCTCGGCCGCCTCACCCAGTTCAGCGAGACCGGGGACGGGCGCTACCTCATCACGCTCACCGGCATCTGCCGCTTCTGCATTGTGGAAGAACTGGATACCACCACGCCCTACCGCCAGTTCAAGGTGGATGCCACGCCGTTCGCCCATGATTTCGAGGCGGAGGCCGGCGAGGCGGCGGTGGACCGTGACGCGCTGCTGGCTGCGCTGGCGGCGTTTCTGGAAGCCAACAAGCTGGAGGCGGACTGGGACGGCATCCGCGAGGCCGGCACCGAGACGCTGGTGAACGCCCTGTCGGTGATGTCGCCCTATGGCGCGCTGGAAAAGCAGGCGCTGCTGGAGGCGGAGAATCTGAAGGCCCGTGCTGACATGCTGGTGGCCATCACCCAGATGATGCTGGCTCGTATGCCGGGCGACGGCGAAGGCTCGCTGCAATAGGGCGAGCAGCCGGACGAAGGGCGCCGCGCATCGGCCGGCGGAAAAAGCCCGGGCTGAAACCGCTTTCGCCTTCGCCCGAGGATGCCGAAGGCGCGCGCGGACCTGTTGCCGCCACAAAATTGATGAACTGGTGCACGTGAAGCGCCCCAGCGTCCGCTCACGGCTCCTCGGCGAACCTCAGGCGGCCGGCGGGGGCGAGGGTGCGGGCGTCGAAGGTGCGGATTTCGACGGCGCCGCCCACGTCGAGGGTCAGCACCACCACGTCGCCGGACACGGCGGTGGCGGTGATCTTCGCGCCCTTGGGCAGCAGCGCGGTGATTTCGCCGGTCGCGATGGGCTTTGCCCGTATCATGCGATAGCCGATGACGCCGAAGACCGCGGCCACCCCCAGCACCATGACCAGCATGGACAGGCTGGAGAAGCGGCGAAACCGCTGGATGATGCGCTCCTGCTCCGGGGTCAGCGCCTCTTCCGGGGTCTCGGTGGGGGACGGGCGATGAAACATGAAGGGGCCGTGGCTCCTGACGGATCGAGAATGGACGCGACCATGACCCAGGCCCAGGTGAACCAGGCCGAGATGAACCAGGCCGAAACCGGCCTAGAGGACCTGGACGAGGGCTTCACCCTCACGGTCCAGATCGCGGCGGAAGACGCCGGCGAGCGGCTGGACCGTGTCCTGGCGCGCCGGTTGGCGCTTGAGGCGCCTGAACTCAGCCGCACCCGCATCCAGCGTCTCGTAACGGAAGGCCGGGTCTCCGTCAGCGGGCGTGTGGTAGGGGACGCGGCGGGCCGGGTCAATGCCGCAGATGTCTATACCCTGTTCCTGCCGCCCCCGGAGGCAGCCGAGCCGGTGGCGGAGAACCTGCCGCTCACCATCGTGTTCGAGGATGCCCACCTCGTGGTCATCGACAAGCCGGCCGGGCTGGTGGTGCATCCGGCGCCGGGCCATGCCTCCGGCACTCTGGTGAATGCACTCCTGTACCATTGCGGCGACAGTCTCTCCGGTATCGGCGGGGTGCGCCGGCCGGGCATCGTCCATCGCATAGACAAGGATACCTCCGGCCTGCTGGTGGTTGCGAAGTCCGACCTGGCCCACAAGGGCCTCGCCGCCCAGTTCGCCGACCATGGCCGCACCGGGCCGCTGGAGCGGGCCTATCTCGCCTTCGTCTGGGGGGTGCCGGAGGCGCACGGCAGCGTGGACGCGCCCATCGACCGGCATCCCAGCCATCGCCAGAAGATGGCGGTGCGCCTCTCCGGACGGAACGCCATCACCCATTGGGAGGTGCAGGAGGCCTTTGTCGGCCACGGCCGCACCCATCTGCGCAACAAGGGGCAGGTGAAGGGCGAGGTGAAGATGGAGGAGGGGGTGGCCAGCCTCATCGAATGCCGGCTGGAGACCGGCCGCACCCACCAGATCCGCGTCCACATGGCCCATGTGGGCCATCCGCTGCTGGGGGACGAGGTCTATGGCCAGGGCTTCCGCACCAAGGAGACGCTGCTGCCCGAGGACGCCCGCGAACACCTCGCGCGTCTCGGCCGGCAGGCGCTGCATGCGGCCCGGCTCGGCTTCGCCCATCCGGTGACGGGGGAGACGTTGTCCTTCGAAAGCCAGCTGCCGGAAGACCTTGCCGCCCTCGCCGAGGTGCTGGGCGGGTGTGCATCCGCGTAAATTTCTCTCTCATCGACGTGAGAGGATGAAACCTATCCGCATTCCGCTCGTATCTATATCATGATGCGTCGCGGTCGGCGTCATGCGGCCGCTGAGGCGGTCGCCCGGACGGGGGCCGCGGGAGAAGGAGGCCTCGTCATGGCCCAGCCGAAGTCCATGTCCATTCCGTCCGCCGAAGGCGGGCTCTCCCGGTATCTTGAAGAGATCCGGCGGTTTCCCATGCTGGAGCCGCAGGAGGAATATATGCTCGCCAAGAGCTGGCGCGAGCACGGGGACCGCGATGCCGCGCACAGGCTGGTGACGAGCCACCTGCGCCTCGTGGCGAAGATCGCCATGGGCTACCGCGGTTATGGGCTGCCCATCTCCGAGGTGATTTCCGAGGGCAACGTGGGCCTCATGCAGGCGGTGAAGCGGTTCGAGCCCGAGAAGGGCTTCCGCCTCGCCACCTATGCCATGTGGTGGATCCGCGCCTCCATCCAGGAATATATCCTGCGCTCTTGGAGCCTCGTGAAGATGGGCACCACGGCGGCGCAGAAGAAGCTGTTCTTCAACCTGCGCAAGGCCAAGAGCCAGATCTCGGCGCTGGAGGACGGCGACCTCAAGCCCGAGCACGTCAAGCAGATCGCCACCAAGCTCGGCGTCACCGAGCAGGACGTGGTGGACATGAACCGCCGCCTGTCCGGCGATGCCTCCCTGAACTCCCCCATCCGGGAGGATTCCGAGGGCGGGGAGTGGCAGGACTGGCTGGTGGACGAGCGCCTCGACCAGGAGGAGCAACTCGCCGAGAGCGAGGAGCTGGACAATCGCCGCGCCGCGTTGTCGGGCGCTCTGTCGGTGCTGAATGACCGCGAGCGCCGCATTTTCGAGGCCCGCCGCCTCTCCGAGGATCCCATGACCCTGGAGGACCTCGCCTCCGAGTTCGGCGTCTCCCGCGAGCGGGTGCGCCAGATCGAGGTGCGCGCCTTCGAGAAGGTGCAGAAGGCGGTCATGGACAAGGTCCGCCAGGTCGAGGCCCCGGAGGCGGAAGCCGTGGGGGCGTGAGGTCGGCTGTCGAAGTTGCCAATCCGGCAGAATGAAGAGGGACGGTGTCCGATGCCGTCCCCTTTTTGCGGTGTCATGCGCGGGGGCCTCGGTGGGATCACCCGCCAGCGCACTCTATAGCGGCGGACCGGCCTCTCGCCGCGTGGATCAGGCCCGCCCGCGCCGTGATCTCACCCTCGATTGTTCCGGGCGGCCGGTTGAGACTATGGCTCGGGCGCAAGTGTAAGCGCCGCATGGAAAGCCCGGCCCTCGTCGTTCCCGGTGCTCACGACAATATTGTATGGACGCCCTGCTATCGCGACCTTGTAGAAGCGGCTGGTCAGCCCACCCCTCTCGCGCTCATCGGTGGCATTGAGCTGGAGGCCGGCCTTTCTGGTGACCGTCTGAAGCAGGGGATTGACCGCCGTCGTGTCCACGCTTTCTGCGAACACGCTGCAGACGCTGTTGTCTTCCGAGATCAGCGCCATGCGCGTCACTCGGTTCGAGGCGTCAAACCCCACTCCTATATGGTCTTTCAGGAAGATCCGAGTTGCGTCCGCGCTCAGGGCAGGAACCTGCTTTGCGTTGAGGAAGTGGCGCACAGCAGCCGGGTTTCCCGCGAACTGGAGGCAGGCCTGAGCAAACAGGCCGACAGCTTGGGCGCTGCCGTCCGGCTGGGGTTTTTGAGACTGCGCGTTCGCGCCATCGCTGAGCAACGCCAAGACAATAAAGATTTCGTTCAAGCGCTTCGCAATCGTCACGGCTTTCATAATTTTGCTTTCCAGCTTGGATCGCGACTGAATCACCTTTGGGCGGCCAGAGCGCCATCTCTCCTGTCGACAACACAGTGAGGCCGCAGCGATCGTTGCGGGGCGCAAATCAGAGTTGTTTCAAGGTCGCTGCGTTGGATGCGCCCCGCGCTCGGGGCGGGCGGCGTGCAGCATCATCAGCTCGCCCACATTCTCCGGTGTCAGCAGGCCCACCAGCTTTCCGGAGCCGTCCACCACGCCCACGGCTGGGGCCTGGGCGGAGGTGATGAGCTTGAGCGCCGCATCGAGCTTCGAGCGGGCCTCCACCACCGGAATGTCGGCCTGCATCACCTCGATCACGGCGGTCTGCGGCCCCTGGTCCTTCATGGCGCGGATCATGGCGTCGCGGGTGAGCACGCCGCGCAGGTGGCCGGCGCCGTCCACCACCGGGAATTCCTTCTGGGTGGAGCGGATGAGGGCGTCGGCGGCATCGTCCACGGTGGATTGTGGACCCAGCGTTTCGAAATGGGTGATCATGGCGTCCGCCACCAACAGGCCGCGCGAGGCTTCCTTCAGCTGCACCTGACCGGCCTCGCCCGATGCGGCGAGGAACACGAACACACCGATGATCATCAGCATGGGATTGGTGAAGATGCCCAGAAGGCCCATGCCGATGGCAAGGCCCTGGCCGATGGAGGCGGCGGTGGCGGTGGCCTTGGAATAACCCATCCTCATGGCCAGCAGCGCCCGCAACACCCGTCCCCCGTCCATGGGAAAGGCCGGGATGAGGTTGAACACCACCAGGAAGATGTTGGCGCCGGCCAGCTTCACCAGGATCGAGGTGCGCGGATCCTCGATCTTGGCGAGGTTGTCCGCCGTCAGGTCGGTGCCGCCGAGGGTGGCGCTCAGGATCACCAGCAGCACCAGCGCGATCACCACATTCACCAGCGGCCCGGCGATGGCCACCACCAGCTCCTGCGACGGCTTCTCCGGGATCCGCTCCAGATTGGCGATGCCGCCGAACGGCCACAGGGTGATGTCCGGGGTCTTCACCCCGTAGCGGCGGGCAGCAAAAACGTGCCCCAGCTCGTGCAGCAGCACGCAGGCGAACAGCAGCGCCACGAACAGCACGCCTTCCCACGCCGCCGAAGACCCGCCGGAGCGATAATAGGCGGCCCAGATCCACACCAGGAACAACAGGAAGGTGACGTGGATGCGGATCGCGGTCTCGCCGAGCCGGCCGATGGTGAGGGACCAGGGCATGGGATCTCCTTGGGCGTGACGACGCACAGTGCCCGCGTCGCGTGCGGATGGAAACGGTCCGCTTCGGTCTAGACCGGGAATGTCGCAGCGACACGTCAAAAGCTGCGGATCGCGTCTTTCGCCGGCACGGGGGCGGAGACAGGTGAGCGAACCGGCCCCTCATCCCGATTTCATCCCGCAGGCGGGCATCTCTCCCTTGATAGTAAGGTTTACTGACTATATTGTCACCTTATCATGGCTGCTCCGTCTCCCACTCCCGTCGCCGCCCCGCGCCCCGCGCCGAGCGAACCGCCCCTTGGCTTCGTCCTCGTGGATGCGGCGCGGCTTTATCGTGCGCGGATCGACCGGGCCTTCGAGGGCGCCGGCCTTGGCCTCACCGCCGGGGAGGCGCGCACGCTGGCCTATGTGGATTTCCATCCAGGCCTCAGGCAATCGGCGCTGGCCGAGAAGATGAATGTGGAGCCCATGACCCTGGTGGGCTTCCTCGACCGGCTGGAGGCCGCCGGCCTCGTCACCCGCGAAACCGACCCGAAGGACCGCCGCGCCAAGATCGTGGCGCTCACGCCCGAGGCGACGCCCTACCTTGCCGGGGTGCTCTCTGCGGCGGCCACCGCGCGAGGTGAGGCCACCTGCGGCTTCACGGACGCCGAGCAGGCTCTGCTGCGGGACCTGCTGCTGCGGCTGCGCGACAACCTCGCGCGGGAGCATCGCTTGAGGGACGAGAAATGAGCGCCGTCCCGCACAGAACCGCCCCTGCGCCGGCCGTCGGGGTTTCGGCCGCGCCGCTCATGAGCGAGCGGGAAGTGTCCGTCATCGGCGCGCTCATGGTGATGCTCGGCCCCATCAGCCTTGCCATGTATACGCCGGCGCTACCGACGCTGGTCGAGGCCTTCGGCACCAGCATCGCCACGGTGAAGCTCACCCTCACCGTGTTCTTCATGGGCTTCGCCTTTTCCCAGCTGGTCTGCGGCCCGCTCTCGGACGGCTACGGGCGGCGCCCGGTGGCTTTGGGCTTCTTCGGCATCTATCTCGCTGGCAGCGTCGTCGCCATGCTGGCGCCCACCATCGGCTGGCTCATTGCAGGCCGCGCCCTGCAGGGCATCGGCTGTGCTGCCGGCATCGCCCTGTCCCGCGCGCTGGTGCGCGACCAATATACCGGCCAGGCGTCGGCGCGGGTGATGAACCTCATCGGCACCATGCTGGCCATCGGCCCGGCGGTTTCGCCCACTCTGGGCGGGTTCATTCTCGGCACGGCGGGCTGGCATGTGATCTTCATCGCCATGGCGGCCTATGGCCTCCTGCTGGTGGCGGTCCTCGCCCTTCGGGTGCCGGAGACCAACCGCTCGCCGGACCGCGGGCTGGCTTCCCCCCGCGGAGTGACGACGAGCTATCGCCGGCTCCTCACCGACCGTGTGTTCATGCGCGCGGCGCTCACCGCCGGCCTCAGCCTTGGCGGCATCTATACCCTCTCGGCGCTGCTGCCCTTCATTCTCATCCAGCGTGTGGGGCTCTCGCCCACCGGCTTCGGCCTCGCCATGCTGTTGCAGACCGGTGCCTTCATGTCCGGCACCCTCATCGCCCGGCCGCTGCTGAAGCGCTACAGCGCCCACGCCCTGATTCTGCCCGGCCTGTTGCTGGTGCTCACCGGGGCGGTGGGGCTGGGGCTGGGCCCGTTCGTGCTGCCGTTGAGCGTCGCCAGCGTCATGCTGCCGATCTCGTTTTGGGCCTGCGGCGTCGCTTTGCTGCTGCCGGGCTGCACCACCGCCGGCCTCGCCGGGTTCGCGCCCATCGCCGGGGCGGCCTCGGCGCTGATGGGCTTTCTCCAGATCGGCAGCGGCTTCCTCGGCACTTCCTTCGCGGTGCTGTTTCCCTCGCCGCTGGTCGCCATGATGACGCTGCTGCCGGCCCTCGCCGTCACCGCCGCCGGCGCCCACGTGTTGCTGGCTCCGCGCCGCGAGCCGGCCGTCGCAGTCGGGGCCGCTCCCGTCGAGGCCACCGACCTTGAGCTGGCCGCCGATCCGCTCGGCGTGGTGGGCGCCGCCGGCGACGAAATCGAGTCCGGAACTTACGACAGGGCCTCATGAGGCAATAGGTTACGGCTCCTCGATACCGTCCGCGCCACTCAGGTGATGTCGCAGGTTGACCCCGGCCGATCGGCAATGGTCAATGCCCGCGTGCCCGAACCATCGGGCCGCTGGGGGGACATCGTATGAGATTTGCGGGACTAGCTCTGGCCGCCGTGCTGGCGCTTGCCGGGGGGCAGCTTGCCGTGGGACCGGCCAAGGCCCAGACCGTCAGCTACGCGCAGGCGGCCGGCCTCCTCGCGCAGCATTGCGGCGGGGATATCATGAAGCACTGCCGCGGCCTCAACCTTGGCAACAATGCCGTCGGCAATTGCCTGGCCCAGAACGCCGCGCAGCTGACGTCGGCCTGCGCCGCCAACCATGCCTCCATCCGTGAGATGACCGAGGCGCGGGCCGC belongs to Xanthobacter autotrophicus Py2 and includes:
- a CDS encoding pseudouridine synthase, RluA family (TIGRFAM: pseudouridine synthase, RluA family~PFAM: RNA-binding S4 domain protein; pseudouridine synthase~KEGG: rpa:RPA0368 possible pseudouridine synthases), producing the protein MDATMTQAQVNQAEMNQAETGLEDLDEGFTLTVQIAAEDAGERLDRVLARRLALEAPELSRTRIQRLVTEGRVSVSGRVVGDAAGRVNAADVYTLFLPPPEAAEPVAENLPLTIVFEDAHLVVIDKPAGLVVHPAPGHASGTLVNALLYHCGDSLSGIGGVRRPGIVHRIDKDTSGLLVVAKSDLAHKGLAAQFADHGRTGPLERAYLAFVWGVPEAHGSVDAPIDRHPSHRQKMAVRLSGRNAITHWEVQEAFVGHGRTHLRNKGQVKGEVKMEEGVASLIECRLETGRTHQIRVHMAHVGHPLLGDEVYGQGFRTKETLLPEDAREHLARLGRQALHAARLGFAHPVTGETLSFESQLPEDLAALAEVLGGCASA
- a CDS encoding peptidase M50 (PFAM: CBS domain containing protein; peptidase M50~KEGG: sme:SMb20925 hypothetical protein), with amino-acid sequence MPWSLTIGRLGETAIRIHVTFLLFLVWIWAAYYRSGGSSAAWEGVLFVALLFACVLLHELGHVFAARRYGVKTPDITLWPFGGIANLERIPEKPSQELVVAIAGPLVNVVIALVLLVILSATLGGTDLTADNLAKIEDPRTSILVKLAGANIFLVVFNLIPAFPMDGGRVLRALLAMRMGYSKATATAASIGQGLAIGMGLLGIFTNPMLMIIGVFVFLAASGEAGQVQLKEASRGLLVADAMITHFETLGPQSTVDDAADALIRSTQKEFPVVDGAGHLRGVLTRDAMIRAMKDQGPQTAVIEVMQADIPVVEARSKLDAALKLITSAQAPAVGVVDGSGKLVGLLTPENVGELMMLHAARPERGAHPTQRP
- a CDS encoding thioredoxin (TIGRFAM: thioredoxin~PFAM: Thioredoxin domain~KEGG: bja:blr0594 thioredoxin), which produces MLLNQAGAKGAAGTGAGAGASTGAGNGAAGGDIIDTTTQTFMAEVMEESKRRPVLVDFWAPWCGPCKTLTPVIEKVVKAAKGKVRLAKLNIDDHPVIPGKLGIQSVPTVYAFVNGQPVDGFQGALPEGQVKAFIDRLIGPSDDGLEEALAAADAALAQGDLTAAAEIFVGVLGEEPDNLKALTGLVRTQVAAGALEQAKATLAMVPADKQNDALVNAARAALDVAEQAAALGDLATLEARLDLDPADHQARFDLALALNGKGRREQALIHLLDIVKRDRAWNEDAARKQLVQLFEAWGPTDPLTLSGRKKLSAIMFA
- a CDS encoding drug resistance transporter, Bcr/CflA subfamily (TIGRFAM: drug resistance transporter, Bcr/CflA subfamily~PFAM: major facilitator superfamily MFS_1~KEGG: mes:Meso_3222 drug resistance transporter, Bcr/CflA subfamily), with amino-acid sequence MSAVPHRTAPAPAVGVSAAPLMSEREVSVIGALMVMLGPISLAMYTPALPTLVEAFGTSIATVKLTLTVFFMGFAFSQLVCGPLSDGYGRRPVALGFFGIYLAGSVVAMLAPTIGWLIAGRALQGIGCAAGIALSRALVRDQYTGQASARVMNLIGTMLAIGPAVSPTLGGFILGTAGWHVIFIAMAAYGLLLVAVLALRVPETNRSPDRGLASPRGVTTSYRRLLTDRVFMRAALTAGLSLGGIYTLSALLPFILIQRVGLSPTGFGLAMLLQTGAFMSGTLIARPLLKRYSAHALILPGLLLVLTGAVGLGLGPFVLPLSVASVMLPISFWACGVALLLPGCTTAGLAGFAPIAGAASALMGFLQIGSGFLGTSFAVLFPSPLVAMMTLLPALAVTAAGAHVLLAPRREPAVAVGAAPVEATDLELAADPLGVVGAAGDEIESGTYDRAS
- a CDS encoding putative exported protein of unknown function (KEGG: bbt:BBta_6142 putative exported protein of unknown function), producing MRFAGLALAAVLALAGGQLAVGPAKAQTVSYAQAAGLLAQHCGGDIMKHCRGLNLGNNAVGNCLAQNAAQLTSACAANHASIREMTEARAAAQKQVYKACDRDAAQFCPGLVPGDGNIVSCLLEASKVVSATCTASLVNAGYGQ
- a CDS encoding peptidase S16 lon domain protein (PFAM: peptidase S16 lon domain protein~KEGG: bra:BRADO0320 putative Lon family ATP-dependent protease) — protein: MAANRTYLSPTEIPPVIPVFPLTGALLLPRADLPLNIFEPRYLAMVDDALGGARLIGMVQPDEQAPVSARGPGVYKVGCLGRLTQFSETGDGRYLITLTGICRFCIVEELDTTTPYRQFKVDATPFAHDFEAEAGEAAVDRDALLAALAAFLEANKLEADWDGIREAGTETLVNALSVMSPYGALEKQALLEAENLKARADMLVAITQMMLARMPGDGEGSLQ
- a CDS encoding transcriptional regulator, MarR family (PFAM: regulatory protein MarR~KEGG: mes:Meso_3221 transcriptional regulator, MarR family) — protein: MAAPSPTPVAAPRPAPSEPPLGFVLVDAARLYRARIDRAFEGAGLGLTAGEARTLAYVDFHPGLRQSALAEKMNVEPMTLVGFLDRLEAAGLVTRETDPKDRRAKIVALTPEATPYLAGVLSAAATARGEATCGFTDAEQALLRDLLLRLRDNLAREHRLRDEK
- a CDS encoding RNA polymerase, sigma 32 subunit, RpoH (TIGRFAM: RNA polymerase sigma factor RpoH; RNA polymerase sigma-70~PFAM: sigma-70 region 2 domain protein; sigma-70 region 4 domain protein~KEGG: rpa:RPA0367 RNA polymerase sigma 32 subunit, RpoH, stress response sigma factor), whose protein sequence is MAQPKSMSIPSAEGGLSRYLEEIRRFPMLEPQEEYMLAKSWREHGDRDAAHRLVTSHLRLVAKIAMGYRGYGLPISEVISEGNVGLMQAVKRFEPEKGFRLATYAMWWIRASIQEYILRSWSLVKMGTTAAQKKLFFNLRKAKSQISALEDGDLKPEHVKQIATKLGVTEQDVVDMNRRLSGDASLNSPIREDSEGGEWQDWLVDERLDQEEQLAESEELDNRRAALSGALSVLNDRERRIFEARRLSEDPMTLEDLASEFGVSRERVRQIEVRAFEKVQKAVMDKVRQVEAPEAEAVGA
- a CDS encoding conserved hypothetical protein (KEGG: rpe:RPE_0816 hypothetical protein), which gives rise to MFHRPSPTETPEEALTPEQERIIQRFRRFSSLSMLVMVLGVAAVFGVIGYRMIRAKPIATGEITALLPKGAKITATAVSGDVVVLTLDVGGAVEIRTFDARTLAPAGRLRFAEEP